The Primulina huaijiensis isolate GDHJ02 chromosome 12, ASM1229523v2, whole genome shotgun sequence genome has a window encoding:
- the LOC140989643 gene encoding peroxisomal ATPase PEX1 isoform X1 gives MEFEVRIVGGAESCFVSLPLSLIQTLQSGYLPPVLALELRSGARHWHVAWCGSASTSPSSIEIAGQYAECISLSDRTLVRVRVVSNLPKATLVTIEPFTEDDWEILELNSELAESAILKQVGIVHEEMRFPLWLHGQTVVTFIVMSTFPKKPVVQLVPGTEVAVAPKIRKNRSLQSSELANSSFKLLLRVQDSDSEFIYKYEENGVKMDVVFTSGIFIHPETAKNHSFGSHQLVVISSRLLSKESMNNLHSKSSKSEKEANNGNLNHKKDHHLVVRILLSKSVSIGHIMLPQSLRLYLGAALHSWVYVKTCNVNVKKDIPQVSISPCHFKMYQDDNILGKSATETLNNQKIKQKDLLRRISSNPDIGVGDWSMHEKIVSCLSSVSSHVKSGEINAKNEEPNMKVGYRNGMSTLLSAWCLAQIETVKSNTTEEVSSMVIGCKTLVHLRIKSPTLQRHVKVKTQSSRLPANRNQAEEPSVDAIYLLSLSEESQHDEDINTYELAFDKNSKDNYSSSLNDLLGKLQFGDLVSFHAFHETSPDILCSDISSLDWMGTAPADVNNRLKALLSPTSGMLFSSYNLPWPGHILIYGPPGSGKSLLAKASAKYIEGCKDILAHVVFVSCSRLALEKSSTIHKALSSYVSEALDHSPSVIIFDDLDSIIAPSSDFEGSQSQTSSAALVEFFTDILDEYEEKRRDVCGIGPIAFIATSQSLTGVPQSLSSSGRLDFHVKLVVPAAAERSAILKYEIRKRSLQCSDDLLLDIASKCDGYDAYDLEILIDRTVHAAIGRLLSANSNSVQNEKPSLVKEDFMQALQNFLPVAMRDITKPSSDGGRSGWEDVGGLNDIRNAIKEMIELPSKFPNIFAQAPLRMRSNVLLYGPPGCGKTHIVGAAAAACSLRFISVKGPELLNKYIGASEQAVRDIFSKAAAAAPCLLFFDEFDSIAPKRGHDNTGVTDRVVNQFLTELDGVEVLTGVFVFAATSRPDLLDAALLRPGRLDRLLFCDFPSQRERLDILAVLSRKLPMAGDVNLEAIAYMTEGFSGADLQALLSDTQLEAVHKLLDSQGGNTSGSLPVITNTLLKSVASKAKPSVADSEKRRLYDIYSQFLDAKRSAAAQSRDAKGKRATLA, from the exons ATGGAGTTTGAGGTGAGAATAGTCGGAGGAGCAGAAAGCTGCTTCGTTTCGCTTCCCCTTTCACTCATCCAAACGCTTCAGTCCGGTTACCTTCCTCCAGTTCTTGCTCTTGAACTCCGCTCGGGCGCGCGCCACTGGCACGTGGCATGGTGTGGCTCCGCTTCCACCTCACCCTCGTCAATTGAG ATTGCTGGGCAGTATGCGGAATGCATTAGCTTGAGTGACCGTACTTTGGTCAGAGTGAGGGTGGTTAGTAATTTACCCAAGGCAACTCTCGTGACTATTGAACCATTTACGGAGGATGATTGGGAGATTTTGGAGCTTAATTCAGAGCTTGCCGAAAGTGCTATTCTGAAGCAG GTTGGAATTgtccatgaagaaatgagatTTCCTTTGTGGTTGCATGGGCAGACGGTTGTTACATTTATTGTCATGTCAACCTTTCCCAAGAAACCAGTAG TCCAACTTGTGCCCGGAACTGAAGTCGCGGTTGCTCCTAAGATACGTAAAAATCGATCCCTACAATCTTCAGAGCTGGCTAATTCAAGCTTTAAATTACTGTTGCGAGTCCAAGATTCAGACAGTGAATTCATTTATAAATACGAAGAGAATGGAGTGAAAATGGATGTGGTTTTCACTTCTGGCATTTTCATTCATCCAGAAACAGCAAAAAATCATTCATTCGGTTCTCATCAGTTGGTTGTGATATCTTCTCGATTGCTATCCAAAGAGAGCATGAATAACTTGCATTCTAAAAGCAGCAAGTCTGAAAAAGAAGCCAACAATGGAAATCTTAATCATAAGAAGGATCACCATCTTGTCGTTCGTATATTATTGTCAAAGTCAGTGTCTATAGGACACATAATGCTGCCTCAGTCTCTTCGTCTCTATTTGGGAGCTGCATTACACTCTT GGGTATATGTGAAAACTTGCAACGTTAATGTCAAAAAAGATATTCCACAAGTTTCAATTTCACCTTGCCATTTCAAGATGTATCAAGATGATAACATTCTTGGGAAGAGCGCTACAGAAACCCTAAACAACCAAAAGATTAAACAAAAGGACCTGCTTCGAAGAATTAGTTCAAACCCTGACATTGGTGTTGGTGATTGGTCAATGCATGAGAAGATTGTTTCGTGTCTTTCTTCCGTGTCTTCCCATGTAAAGTCCGGAGAAATAAATGCTAAGAACGAAGAACCAAATATGAAGGTTGGCTATAGAAATGGCATGTCTACTTTATTATCTGCATGGTGCTTAGCTCAGATTGAGACTGTCAAGTCAAATACAACAGAGGAAGTAAGTTCAATGGTTATAGGATGCAAAACTTTAGTTCATTTAAGAATAAAAAGTCCCACGCTGCAAAGACATGTAAAGGTAAAAACACAGAGTAGCAGATTGCCCGCAAACAGAAATCAAGCTGAAGAACCATCGGTTGATGCCATATATCTTTTGTCTCTTTCTGAAGAATCTCAGCACGATGAAGATATTAATACATATGAACTTGCATTTGACAAAAACAGCAAAGACAACTATAGTTcgagtttaaatgatttacttggAAAGCTGCAATTTGGTGATCTTGTATCCTTTCATGCATTCCATGAGACATCCCCAGACATCCTTTGCTCTGATATTTCTTCATTGGATTGGATGGGTACTGCTCCAGCTGATGTAAATAACA GGTTGAAAGCTTTATTATCTCCTACTTCTGGAATGTTGTTCAGTAGTTATAATCTTCCGTGGCCTGGGCATATTCTAATCTACGGACCTCCA GGTTCTGGGAAATCATTATTGGCCAAAGCCTCTGCAAAATATATTGAAGGATGTAAAGATATTTTGGCACACGT TGTGTTTGTGTCTTGTTCTAGACTAGCTTTGGAGAAGTCTTCAACTATACACAAAGCACTGTCTAGCTATGTTTCTGAGGCTTTAGATCACTCACCCTCTGTCATCATCTTTGACGATCTTGATAGCATTATTGCACCTTCCTCGGACTTCGAGGGATCTCAATCTCAAACATCTTCTGCAGCGCTCGTAGAGTTTTTTACAGATATTTTAGATGAATACGAG GAAAAGAGAAGGGACGTGTGTGGAATTGGCCCCATAGCATTTATTGCTACTTCCCAGTCCCTAACTGGTGTCCCACAGAGTTTGAGCTCTTCTG GAAGACTTGACTTTCATGTTAAGCTGGTGGTACCTGCTGCTGCAGAACGTTCTGCAATATTGAAATATGAGATCCGAAAGAGATCCTTGCAGTGCTCTGATGATTTGCTATTAGATATTGCGTCCAAATGTGATGGATATGATGCTTATGACCTG GAAATACTGATTGACAGAACTGTGCATGCTGCCATCGGTCGATTATTGTCTGCTAACTCGAATTCTGTACAAAATGAGAAACCTTCTTTGGTCAAGGAAGACTTCATGCAAGCATTGCAAAATTTCCTTCCGGTGGCCATGCGTGACATCACTAAACCGTCTTCTGATGGTGGTCGCTCTGGTTGGGAGGATGTTGGAGGTCTTAACGACATTAGAAATGCTATTAAAGAG ATGATTGAGCTACCATCAAAATTTCCGAATATCTTTGCACAAGCTCCATTGAGAATGCGGTCCAATGTTCTATTATATGGTCCCCCTGGTTGTGGTAAAACACATATTGTTggtgctgctgctgctgcctgTTCACTACGCTTCATATCAGTGAAGGGGCCTGAGTTACTTAATAAATACATAGGTGCTTCTGAACAAGCA GTTCGAGATATCTTCTCGAAAGCAGCCGCAGCAGCACCGTGCCTTCTCTTTTTTGATGAATTTGATTCTATAGCTCCAAAAAGAGGGCATGATAATACTGGAGTGACTGATAGAGTAGTCAATCAA TTTCTGACAGAATTAGACGGAGTTGAAGTCTTGACTGGAGTATTTGTTTTTGCTGCAACAAG TCGACCAGATTTGCTTGATGCTGCACTTCTACGGCCTGGCAGGCTGGATCGCCTCTTATTTTGTGACTTTCCATCCCAACGAGAAAGGTTGGATATCCTAGCAGTTCTTTCAAGAAAG TTACCAATGGCTGGTGATGTGAACTTGGAAGCTATAGCTTATATGACCGAAGGTTTTAGTGGAGCTGACCTTCAAGCTCTTCTTTCCGATACACAGCTTGAAGCAGTCCACAAGCTTCTGGACAGCCAAGGTGGCAACACGTCTGGAAGTTTGCCAGTGATCACCAATACTCTTTTAAAGTCTGTTGCATCCAAGGCTAAACCGTCTGTTGCAGATTCTGAGAAGCGGAGATTATATGATATTTACAGCCAGTTTCTTGATGCAAAGCGATCTGCCGCGGCACAG TCGAGGGATGCTAAGGGCAAAAGAGCAACCCTGgcttaa
- the LOC140989643 gene encoding peroxisomal ATPase PEX1 isoform X2 has translation MDVVFTSGIFIHPETAKNHSFGSHQLVVISSRLLSKESMNNLHSKSSKSEKEANNGNLNHKKDHHLVVRILLSKSVSIGHIMLPQSLRLYLGAALHSWVYVKTCNVNVKKDIPQVSISPCHFKMYQDDNILGKSATETLNNQKIKQKDLLRRISSNPDIGVGDWSMHEKIVSCLSSVSSHVKSGEINAKNEEPNMKVGYRNGMSTLLSAWCLAQIETVKSNTTEEVSSMVIGCKTLVHLRIKSPTLQRHVKVKTQSSRLPANRNQAEEPSVDAIYLLSLSEESQHDEDINTYELAFDKNSKDNYSSSLNDLLGKLQFGDLVSFHAFHETSPDILCSDISSLDWMGTAPADVNNRLKALLSPTSGMLFSSYNLPWPGHILIYGPPGSGKSLLAKASAKYIEGCKDILAHVVFVSCSRLALEKSSTIHKALSSYVSEALDHSPSVIIFDDLDSIIAPSSDFEGSQSQTSSAALVEFFTDILDEYEEKRRDVCGIGPIAFIATSQSLTGVPQSLSSSGRLDFHVKLVVPAAAERSAILKYEIRKRSLQCSDDLLLDIASKCDGYDAYDLEILIDRTVHAAIGRLLSANSNSVQNEKPSLVKEDFMQALQNFLPVAMRDITKPSSDGGRSGWEDVGGLNDIRNAIKEMIELPSKFPNIFAQAPLRMRSNVLLYGPPGCGKTHIVGAAAAACSLRFISVKGPELLNKYIGASEQAVRDIFSKAAAAAPCLLFFDEFDSIAPKRGHDNTGVTDRVVNQFLTELDGVEVLTGVFVFAATSRPDLLDAALLRPGRLDRLLFCDFPSQRERLDILAVLSRKLPMAGDVNLEAIAYMTEGFSGADLQALLSDTQLEAVHKLLDSQGGNTSGSLPVITNTLLKSVASKAKPSVADSEKRRLYDIYSQFLDAKRSAAAQSRDAKGKRATLA, from the exons ATGGATGTGGTTTTCACTTCTGGCATTTTCATTCATCCAGAAACAGCAAAAAATCATTCATTCGGTTCTCATCAGTTGGTTGTGATATCTTCTCGATTGCTATCCAAAGAGAGCATGAATAACTTGCATTCTAAAAGCAGCAAGTCTGAAAAAGAAGCCAACAATGGAAATCTTAATCATAAGAAGGATCACCATCTTGTCGTTCGTATATTATTGTCAAAGTCAGTGTCTATAGGACACATAATGCTGCCTCAGTCTCTTCGTCTCTATTTGGGAGCTGCATTACACTCTT GGGTATATGTGAAAACTTGCAACGTTAATGTCAAAAAAGATATTCCACAAGTTTCAATTTCACCTTGCCATTTCAAGATGTATCAAGATGATAACATTCTTGGGAAGAGCGCTACAGAAACCCTAAACAACCAAAAGATTAAACAAAAGGACCTGCTTCGAAGAATTAGTTCAAACCCTGACATTGGTGTTGGTGATTGGTCAATGCATGAGAAGATTGTTTCGTGTCTTTCTTCCGTGTCTTCCCATGTAAAGTCCGGAGAAATAAATGCTAAGAACGAAGAACCAAATATGAAGGTTGGCTATAGAAATGGCATGTCTACTTTATTATCTGCATGGTGCTTAGCTCAGATTGAGACTGTCAAGTCAAATACAACAGAGGAAGTAAGTTCAATGGTTATAGGATGCAAAACTTTAGTTCATTTAAGAATAAAAAGTCCCACGCTGCAAAGACATGTAAAGGTAAAAACACAGAGTAGCAGATTGCCCGCAAACAGAAATCAAGCTGAAGAACCATCGGTTGATGCCATATATCTTTTGTCTCTTTCTGAAGAATCTCAGCACGATGAAGATATTAATACATATGAACTTGCATTTGACAAAAACAGCAAAGACAACTATAGTTcgagtttaaatgatttacttggAAAGCTGCAATTTGGTGATCTTGTATCCTTTCATGCATTCCATGAGACATCCCCAGACATCCTTTGCTCTGATATTTCTTCATTGGATTGGATGGGTACTGCTCCAGCTGATGTAAATAACA GGTTGAAAGCTTTATTATCTCCTACTTCTGGAATGTTGTTCAGTAGTTATAATCTTCCGTGGCCTGGGCATATTCTAATCTACGGACCTCCA GGTTCTGGGAAATCATTATTGGCCAAAGCCTCTGCAAAATATATTGAAGGATGTAAAGATATTTTGGCACACGT TGTGTTTGTGTCTTGTTCTAGACTAGCTTTGGAGAAGTCTTCAACTATACACAAAGCACTGTCTAGCTATGTTTCTGAGGCTTTAGATCACTCACCCTCTGTCATCATCTTTGACGATCTTGATAGCATTATTGCACCTTCCTCGGACTTCGAGGGATCTCAATCTCAAACATCTTCTGCAGCGCTCGTAGAGTTTTTTACAGATATTTTAGATGAATACGAG GAAAAGAGAAGGGACGTGTGTGGAATTGGCCCCATAGCATTTATTGCTACTTCCCAGTCCCTAACTGGTGTCCCACAGAGTTTGAGCTCTTCTG GAAGACTTGACTTTCATGTTAAGCTGGTGGTACCTGCTGCTGCAGAACGTTCTGCAATATTGAAATATGAGATCCGAAAGAGATCCTTGCAGTGCTCTGATGATTTGCTATTAGATATTGCGTCCAAATGTGATGGATATGATGCTTATGACCTG GAAATACTGATTGACAGAACTGTGCATGCTGCCATCGGTCGATTATTGTCTGCTAACTCGAATTCTGTACAAAATGAGAAACCTTCTTTGGTCAAGGAAGACTTCATGCAAGCATTGCAAAATTTCCTTCCGGTGGCCATGCGTGACATCACTAAACCGTCTTCTGATGGTGGTCGCTCTGGTTGGGAGGATGTTGGAGGTCTTAACGACATTAGAAATGCTATTAAAGAG ATGATTGAGCTACCATCAAAATTTCCGAATATCTTTGCACAAGCTCCATTGAGAATGCGGTCCAATGTTCTATTATATGGTCCCCCTGGTTGTGGTAAAACACATATTGTTggtgctgctgctgctgcctgTTCACTACGCTTCATATCAGTGAAGGGGCCTGAGTTACTTAATAAATACATAGGTGCTTCTGAACAAGCA GTTCGAGATATCTTCTCGAAAGCAGCCGCAGCAGCACCGTGCCTTCTCTTTTTTGATGAATTTGATTCTATAGCTCCAAAAAGAGGGCATGATAATACTGGAGTGACTGATAGAGTAGTCAATCAA TTTCTGACAGAATTAGACGGAGTTGAAGTCTTGACTGGAGTATTTGTTTTTGCTGCAACAAG TCGACCAGATTTGCTTGATGCTGCACTTCTACGGCCTGGCAGGCTGGATCGCCTCTTATTTTGTGACTTTCCATCCCAACGAGAAAGGTTGGATATCCTAGCAGTTCTTTCAAGAAAG TTACCAATGGCTGGTGATGTGAACTTGGAAGCTATAGCTTATATGACCGAAGGTTTTAGTGGAGCTGACCTTCAAGCTCTTCTTTCCGATACACAGCTTGAAGCAGTCCACAAGCTTCTGGACAGCCAAGGTGGCAACACGTCTGGAAGTTTGCCAGTGATCACCAATACTCTTTTAAAGTCTGTTGCATCCAAGGCTAAACCGTCTGTTGCAGATTCTGAGAAGCGGAGATTATATGATATTTACAGCCAGTTTCTTGATGCAAAGCGATCTGCCGCGGCACAG TCGAGGGATGCTAAGGGCAAAAGAGCAACCCTGgcttaa
- the LOC140989960 gene encoding UDP-sugar pyrophosphorylase-like, translating into MTSSAIGSAAGSFSRLSIDDWVSAAPNLHKNISLLSPQQVELAKMLLGLNQSHLFEHWPEPGISDDEKLAFFDQIARLDASYPGGLPSYIKTARELLADSKAGKNPFDGFTPSVPSGEVLTFGDDSFIQYEDAGVHEARKTAFVLVAGGLGERLGYNGIKVALPLESTTGTCFLQHYIESILALQETSCRLSQGGGPTEIPLVIMTSDDTHMRTLKLLESNAYFGMKSTQIRLLKQEKVACLDDNDAKLAVDPQNKFRIQTKPHGHGDVHSLLYSSGILKEWLHVGRKWVVFFQDTNGLLFKGIAASLGVSATKGYQVNSLAVPRKAKEAIGGITKLTHQDGRTMVINVEYNQLDPLLRATGYPDGDVNSETGFSPFPGNINQLIIEIPPYLDELSKTGGAIKEFVNPKYKDATKTAFKSSTRLECMMQDYPKTLPPAARVGFTVMDTWLAYAPVKNNPEDAAKVPKGNPYHSATSGEMAIYKVNSLILRKAGVQVDDPVHRVFNGQEVEVWPRIVWQPKWGLTFSDIRSKVRGNCSITAKSTIVINGKSVYLENLALDGALVINGTDDGAEVKVGGSVQNKGWIFEDVDYKDTSAPEEVRIRGFRINKVEQLQKP; encoded by the exons ATGACATCCTCCGCAATCGGATCAGCTGCCGGTAGCTTTTCCAGACTCAGCATCGATGACTGGGTATCCGCTGCACCTAATCTACACAAGAATATTTCTCTCCTCTCCCCTCAGCAG GTGGAGTTAGCGAAGATGCTGCTGGGATTGAATCAGAGCCATTTGTTTGAACACTGGCCAGAGCCTGGGATCAGTGATGATGAGAAGCTTGCCTTTTTTGATCAG ATTGCTCGGCTTGATGCAAGTTATCCTGGAGGCCTACCATCATACATCAAAACTGCCAGGGAACTTTTGGCAGATTCAAAAGCTGGGAAGAACCCATTCGATGGATTTACGCCTTCT GTTCCATCTGGAGAAGTTTTGACTTTCGGTGATGATAGTTTCATTCAATATGAAGATGCTGGTGTCCATGAGGCAAGGAAGACTGCCTTTGTTCTTGTTGCTGGGGGCCTTGGAGAACGACTAGGCTACAATGGTATAAAG GTGGCTCTGCCTCTAGAATCAACTACTGGAACATGTTTCTTACAGCACTACATCGAATCTATTCTAGCCTTGCAAGAGACTAGCTGTAGGCTTTCCCAAG GTGGAGGACCGACAGAGATTCCTTTGGTCATAATGACATCAGATGACACTCATATGCGTACCTTAAAGCTATTAGAATCAAATGCTTATTTTGGGATGAAATCCACTCAAATAAGACTGCTAAAGCAG GAAAAAGTTGCTTGTTTAGATGATAATGATGCCAAGCTGGCCGTGGATCCACAAAATAAGTTTAGAATTCAG ACAAAGCCTCATGGTCATGGTGATGTTCATTCGCTTCTTTATTCCAGTGGAATCCTTAAAGAATG GCTTCATGTTGGTCGAAAATGGGTTGTGTTCTTCCAAGATACTAATGGTCTTCTGTTTAAG GGAATTGCAGCTTCATTGGGTGTCAGCGCCACCAAAGGCTACCAAGTAAATTCTCTTGCAGTTCCGAGGAAAGCTAAGGAAGCTATTGGTGGAATTACCAAGCTTACTCATCAAGATG GAAGGACAATGGTGATCAATGTGGAATACAATCAACTTGACCCTTTGCTGAGAGCTACAGGATATCCAGATGGTGACGTCAATTCTGAAACAGGATTTTCTCCTTTTCCTGGAAACATAAACCAA ttGATTATTGAAATTCCGCCTTATTTGGATGAGCTTTCAAAAACAGGAGGTGCGATAAAGGAGTTTGTTAACCCCAA ATACAAAGATGCCACCAAAACCGCATTCAAGTCATCTACTAGACTTGAATGCATGATGCAAGATTATCCTAAAACTCTTCCTCCTGCTGCTAGAGTTGGATTTACT GTGATGGATACTTGGTTGGCTTATGCACCTGTGAAGAACAATCCTGAAGATGCAGCTAAG GTTCCTAAAGGCAATCCATATCATAGCGCTACTTCTGGGGAAATGGCCATTTATAAAGTGAACAGCTTAATTTTGAGAAAG GCTGGTGTTCAGGTAGATGATCCTGTTCATCGCGTATTCAATGGACAGGAAGTGGAAGTATGGCCTCGTATCGTGTGGCAACCCAAATGGGGGCTCACGTTTTCCGACATTAGAAGTAAAGTCAGGGGGAATTGCTCCATTACAGCAAAATCTACCATTGTCATTAATGGCAAAAGCGTCTATCTTGAAAATCTTGCCTTAGATGGGGCTCTTGTTATAAACGGGACCGATGATGGTGCAGAG GTTAAAGTTGGGGGTTCTGTACAAAACAAGGGATGGATCTTTGAAGATGTTGATTACAAGGATACTTCAGCACCAGAAGAAGTGAGAATCCGGGGTTTCCGAATAAACAAAGTTGAGCAACTGCAGAAGCCATAA